Within the Streptomyces vilmorinianum genome, the region GTGCGGCGACCCGGGCTGCGACGTTGTCCGAGACCCCGGCCTCGTCGAAGTTCCGCAGGTTCCGCAGGAGCGCCATCGGCCCCATTGTGGGGATCACGGCTTCCCAGACGGCGGCGTCCACCGGTCCGTGGAGCCAGCCCGCCAGGGCCTCCCACGTCATGCCCGCGGCGGCCAGCCGCTCGGAGCCGCCCGGTCCGGTCACCACCGCTCGCCGCTCGTCCGGCGCCGACTCCATCAGCGCCCGGTGGGAGGTCAGCAGGTGGTCGGAGGCCGGCGGAACCGCCTGCTCCGGGTGGTGGCGGCGGTCCAGTGCGTACCGGAAGAGCGCGCCCTGCCAGGGCTTGTCCGGGTCGGGGGAGGCGTGCACCAGGTTGAGCACGTCGCCGAAGCGCAAGGCCTTGGAGGCGGTGTCGTACTTGAGCAGGGACCGGGACGTGTACAAGCGCCGTACGCCGTCGGCGATGCCCCGCTTCACAGGCTGCGGCACGTTCCGCCCGTACGCCGAGATCCAATGGGCGAGCAGCTCGCCGGGCTCGTCGGCGCGCTGGAGCACCGAGTCGATCACGGACCGGTTGGACGGTCCTCCGGACACCCCGGCAACGAGCCGGGCCCGCACGTACGCGGCGGCGCCCACCAGGGACGCCGTGCGCATGGTGCCCTCGCCGCGAAGCCAGCGCAGCAGGCCGGCCGTCCACACGGGGTCCTGGACGGCGAGTTCCCCGACGAGACGGACGTACCGGTCGTCGCGTTCCTCACCGCTCTCGTAAAAGGTGCGCTGGGCGACGAAGTTGCCGACCGCCAGGAGGAAGAGCTCCTGGCGGGGTTCACGGACAAAGGCCGGGCCGCCCGCGTAGGTGCGGAAGTCCGGCGCGGCGGGCCCTCGGTGGAGCCGTGGTGGGGTCAGGGAGCGGGCGGCCGCCGACACGTGCGGGGCCACGAGCATCTCGGACCAGATCTTGGAGACGCGTGGGGTGTGACGAGGCAGTGAATCCCCCGGATTCAAAAGGATCGGACGGCCCCGGCCAGAAGGTCCTACGGGGCGAGCACGCCCGCGCCTGCCGAGATCAGAAGGGGCGGCGGCACTTGGTTGTCAGAAGGAAGTAGCCGCAGCCGAGCGCATCGGAGGCGCGGTCGCGGTGCCAACTTACAAGGGCCGCCGGGCCGCACACCAGCGATTAAACGCGGGCCCGTACCTGGACTCCGACAGGGGTGCCGTTGGCCCCGGCGGGGCCCCGGCGAGGGCCCCGTGGGGGTCTACGACGGCGTGGCAGGCTCACGCGGTGGCGCGGCCTCGCCACCCGCTACGACAAGGCCGCGAGAAGCGCCCTACACCCCGCCGTCCTCGGCCGCCGCCACCGAACGGGCCCAGCGGTAGTCCGCCTTGCCGCTCGGCGACCGCTGGATCCGGTCGGTGATCACCAGCTGGCGGGGGATCTTGTACCCGGCGAGCCGGGTGCGGCAGTGCGTCTGTACGGACTCCAGGTCGAGGGCCGGTGCCCCGGTCCTCAGCTGGACCACGGCCGCCACGTGGTTGCCCCACTTCGCGTCCGGGACCCCGGCGACCAGCGCGTCGTACACGTCCGGATGGGACTTGAGCGCCTGCTCGACCTCCTCCGGATAGACCTTCTCGCCGCCGGTGTTGATGCACTGCGAGCCGCGCCCGAGGACGGTGACGATGCCGTCCTCGTCGACGGTCGCCATGTCACCGAGCAGCACCCACCGCTCGTCGCCCTTCCGGAAGAAGGTCTCGGCCGTCTTCGCCGGGTCGTTGTAGTAGCCGAGCGGCACATGGCCGCGCTGGGCGAGGCGGCCCGGCTCGCCCACCGGCACCGGCTCGTGCGTCACCGGGTCCACCACCTGCGTGCGCTCGTTGACCTCGAGCCGGAAGCCCTTCTCCGGGCCCGAGTCGTCCGTCGCCTTGCCGTTGGACCCGGACTCCGACGAGCCGAAGTTGTTCAGGAGCAGCACGTTCGGCACCAGCTCCTGGAACTGGGCCCGTACCGTCTCCGACATGATCGCCCCGGAGGAGGAGACGCTGAACAGCGAGGACAGGTCGGTGCCCTTGAGCGGGCCGTGGAGGGCGTCGATGAGAGGCCTGAGCATCGCGTCGCCCACCAGCGACACGCTGGAGACCTTCTCCTTCTCGATCGTGCGGAGCACCTCTTCCGGCACGTACTTGCGGTGGATGACCACCCGCTGGCCGTAGTTGAAGGCGATGAACGAGGTCAGCGTCGAGGTCCCGTGCATCAGCGGGGGAGCGGGGAAGAACGTGAGGCCGGCGCCGCGCGCGGCGACCCGCTCGGCCAGCTCCTCGGGCCGTTTGACCGGCTCGCCCGAGGGTTCGCCGCCGAAGAGCCCGGCGAAGAAGAGGTCCTCCTGGCGCCACATGACGCCCTTCGGCATCCCCGTCGTACCGCCCGTGTAGATGATGAAGAGGTCGTCGGCGGACCGTTCCGCGAACCCGCGCTCCGGCGAACCGGCCGCCTCCGCCTCGGTGAACGGTACGCAGTCGAGAGCGGGCGCCGCCTGGAACGAGGCGCTGTGCTGCGAAGCGGCTCGGTGAGGGGTGGTGGTCGGGCGGCGGGCGTGCGGGGTCCCCACCCGCACGAGGTGCCGCAGCTTCTCCGTCTGCGGCAGCGCCGCCGCGACCCGTCCGGTGAACTCGGCGTCGAAGACGAGCGCGGCCAGATCGGCGTCCTTGTAGAGGTAGACCAGCTCCTCCTCCACATAGCGGTAGTTCACGTTGACCGGGACGAGCCGCGCCTTCAGGCAGGCCAGGACGGTCTGCAGGTACTCGATGCCGTTGTAGAGGTGCAGGCCCAGGTGCTCGCCCGGCCGGAGGCCGGAGTCGATCAGATGGTGGGCCAGGCGGTTCGCGGCGGCGTCGAGCTGCGCGTACGTGAGCCGGCGCTCCGCCCCCGTGCCCGGGTGGTCGACGTAGACGAGCGCCTCGCGCTCCGGGACCACGTCCACGACCGATTCGAACAGGTCGGCAAGGTTGTACTCCACCGTTCCTCCTGACCCCGCTGGTCGTCCTGTCCCGAACTGACTCGGCGGTCATTAGAGCGCCGGGCGGCGGAGGTGGGAAGGGGTCGCGCAGAAGAATCTGACTGAGTGTCAGAAAACTATTGAACTGGACCCGCACCTCCTGCAACCTGTTCTAGGTCTGGAGACGGGAGGACGTCCATGGGTGGGACCGAACACCTCACCGTGCAGCGCGAAGGCGCCACACTCGTGCTCACACTCAACCGGCCGCAGGCCAAGAACGCGCTCTCACTGCCCATGCTGGTCGGGCTCTACGACGGCTGGCTGGAGGCGGACGCCGACGACACGATCCGCTCCGTGGTCCTGACCGGGGCCGGCGGCTCCTTCTGCGCCGGGATGGACCTCAAGGCGCTGGCGGGCAAGGGAATGGAGGGCGAGCAGTACCGGGACCGGATGAAGGCCGACCCCGATCTGCACTGGAAGGCGATGCTGCGCCACCACCGCCCCCGCAAACCCGTCATCGCCGCCGTCGAGGGCTACTGCGTCGCGGGCGGTACGGAGATCCTGCAGGGCACCGACATCCGGATCGCGGGCGCCTCCGCCACCTTCGGGCTCTTCGAGGTCAAGCGCGGACTCTTCCCGATCGGCGGCTCGACCGTCCGGCTGCCCCGCCAGATCGCCCGCACCCACGCCCTCGAGATGCTCCTGACCGGCCGCCCCTACAGCGCCGAGGAGGCCGCCCGGATCGGACTGGTCGGCCGGGTCGTCCCCGACGGCACGACGCTGGATGCGGCCCTGGCCGTCGCCGAGCAGATCAACGCCTGCGGACCGCTCGCCGTCGAGGCCGTGAAGGCGTCGGTGTACGAGACCGCCGAGATGGCCGAGACGGAGGGCCTGGCGGCCGAACTGAAGCGCGGCTGGCCGATCTTCGAGACGGCGGACGCGAAGGAAGGTGCCCGGGCGTTCGCGGAGAGGCGGCCGCCCGTGTACCGGCGGGAGTGACCTTTCCCCACCCCGCCCCTTCCCGAACCGGGGCTCCGCCCCGGACCCCGCGCCTCAAACTCCCCCTACGCCCTGAGGGCGTGAGGGGACCCCCAGCGAGGCTGAATGCTCCGCCCCGGGGGCGGAATTTCAGCCCGTCCGGCGATTGAGGACACGGCCGCAGGCCGTACGGGGGTCTGGGGGCTTGCCCCCAGTTCGGGAAGGGGCGGGGTGGGGAGAAGGCCCCGCGCAGCGGCCCCAGCCCGTACCGCCCGCCGCCACCCCCAACCAAGGAGCCCCGCCCATGACCGCCGCCCCCGCGCCGGACACCCTTCGCGCACCCCTTGTCGTCGAGTTCCCCTTCACCCGCTCCCTCGGACCCGTCCAGTCCGCGTTCCTGACCGGGCTGCGCGAGCGGACCGTCCTCGGCGTCCGGACCGGTGACGGGCGCGTGCTCGTCCCGCCCGTCGAATACGACCCCGAGACCGCGGCCGAACTCCGTGACCTCGTCGAGGTCGGCGCCACCGGCACCGTCACCACCTGGGCCTGGAACCCCGAGCCCCGACGCGGACAGCCGCTGGCGACCCCCTTCGCCTGGGTCCTGGTCCGCCTCGACGGCGCCGACACCGCCCTCCTGCACGCCCTCGACGCGCCCGGCCCCGAGGCCGTCCGCACCGGGATGCGGGTCAGGATCCGCTGGGCCGAGGAGCGGGCCGGCGCCATCACCGACATCGCCTGCTTCGAACCGTACGAGAGCGTCGAAGGCCACGAGGCACTCGGCCAC harbors:
- a CDS encoding acyl-CoA synthetase, yielding MEYNLADLFESVVDVVPEREALVYVDHPGTGAERRLTYAQLDAAANRLAHHLIDSGLRPGEHLGLHLYNGIEYLQTVLACLKARLVPVNVNYRYVEEELVYLYKDADLAALVFDAEFTGRVAAALPQTEKLRHLVRVGTPHARRPTTTPHRAASQHSASFQAAPALDCVPFTEAEAAGSPERGFAERSADDLFIIYTGGTTGMPKGVMWRQEDLFFAGLFGGEPSGEPVKRPEELAERVAARGAGLTFFPAPPLMHGTSTLTSFIAFNYGQRVVIHRKYVPEEVLRTIEKEKVSSVSLVGDAMLRPLIDALHGPLKGTDLSSLFSVSSSGAIMSETVRAQFQELVPNVLLLNNFGSSESGSNGKATDDSGPEKGFRLEVNERTQVVDPVTHEPVPVGEPGRLAQRGHVPLGYYNDPAKTAETFFRKGDERWVLLGDMATVDEDGIVTVLGRGSQCINTGGEKVYPEEVEQALKSHPDVYDALVAGVPDAKWGNHVAAVVQLRTGAPALDLESVQTHCRTRLAGYKIPRQLVITDRIQRSPSGKADYRWARSVAAAEDGGV
- a CDS encoding crotonase/enoyl-CoA hydratase family protein produces the protein MGGTEHLTVQREGATLVLTLNRPQAKNALSLPMLVGLYDGWLEADADDTIRSVVLTGAGGSFCAGMDLKALAGKGMEGEQYRDRMKADPDLHWKAMLRHHRPRKPVIAAVEGYCVAGGTEILQGTDIRIAGASATFGLFEVKRGLFPIGGSTVRLPRQIARTHALEMLLTGRPYSAEEAARIGLVGRVVPDGTTLDAALAVAEQINACGPLAVEAVKASVYETAEMAETEGLAAELKRGWPIFETADAKEGARAFAERRPPVYRRE
- a CDS encoding TROVE domain-containing protein translates to MLVAPHVSAAARSLTPPRLHRGPAAPDFRTYAGGPAFVREPRQELFLLAVGNFVAQRTFYESGEERDDRYVRLVGELAVQDPVWTAGLLRWLRGEGTMRTASLVGAAAYVRARLVAGVSGGPSNRSVIDSVLQRADEPGELLAHWISAYGRNVPQPVKRGIADGVRRLYTSRSLLKYDTASKALRFGDVLNLVHASPDPDKPWQGALFRYALDRRHHPEQAVPPASDHLLTSHRALMESAPDERRAVVTGPGGSERLAAAGMTWEALAGWLHGPVDAAVWEAVIPTMGPMALLRNLRNFDEAGVSDNVAARVAARLADASEVARSRQFPFRYLAAHRHAPSQRWAPALEHALAHSLANVPALPGRTLILVDRSDSMFWDTVSERSKLTRADAAAVFGTALAMRAEQADLVEFGWRSAQVPFEPGEPVLKVLERFHRLGGTHTTKAVRTHYGKHDRVLIVTDEQAAPYGPGGPAEPVPADIPVYTWNLAGYRPAHGPTGPHRHTFGGLTDAAFRMVGLIEAGHEAAWPWTADPA
- a CDS encoding Zn-ribbon domain-containing OB-fold protein; this translates as MTAAPAPDTLRAPLVVEFPFTRSLGPVQSAFLTGLRERTVLGVRTGDGRVLVPPVEYDPETAAELRDLVEVGATGTVTTWAWNPEPRRGQPLATPFAWVLVRLDGADTALLHALDAPGPEAVRTGMRVRIRWAEERAGAITDIACFEPYESVEGHEALGHDGTFDDPVTGIVAPARLDYTYTPGRAQTGYLHALTDNRIVGERCPSCSKVYVPPRGACPTCGVATTDQVEVGPRGTVTTFCIVNIKARGLDIDVPYVYAHIALDGAGLALHGRIGGIPYDQVRMGLRVEPVWSEGGRYPDHYRPTGEPDADYDTYKELL